One Actinomycetospora corticicola genomic window, GAGGATGGCGGCCAGATGGTCGTCGTCCTGCCCTGGACGCCCGAAGACGTCCCCAGTTCCCACCCCGCCACTGATCGCCCCGCCGGCGATCGCATCGAGCAGGGCGTCGTCGGCCCGGACGGCGGCGAGGTCCACCGGGCCGTCGACCAGATCGTCACCCGCACCGAACGCGCGGTGACCACCCACTCAACTCACCTCTTCCGAGATCGCGGACACGGCGGTCCGCAGCTTCGACAGTGCGCGGTGCTGTGCCACCCGGACCGCTCCGGGTGTGGATTCGACCGCTTCCGCGGTCTCCTCCGCCGAGAGACCAACGACGACACGCAGCACGAGGATTTCCCGTTGTTTGGGAGGCAGCGTGTCGAGCAGCTGACCCATCTGGACGGACAGAGCACCGTTCATCGCGCGCTGCTCCGGACCGTCGTACGGGTCCAGTTCCTCGGGCAGCTCGGAGACGGGTTCGGACTTGTTCCGCGCCACCGAGCGATGGGCGTCGACCACCTTGTGCGCCGCGATCCCGTACACGAAGGCGAGGAAAGGGCGACCCTGGTCCCGGTAGCCGGGCAGTGCGGTCAGCACGGCGAGGCACACCTCCTGGGCCACGTCGTCGGCCGAGACCGACGACCTCTCCTGCCTCCCGATCCTCGCGCGGCAGTAGCGCACGACGAGCGGTCGGATGATCGCGAGGACACGATTGAGAGCCGAGCGGTCGCCGTCGTTGGCGGCGGCCACCAGCCTCTCGAGGTCGTTCCCTGACTCGGTCATCGCTCCCCGTGGCCCCGGCGTTACGCGCGGCGGTGTGACCCGCAGGTCCACCTCGGTCCGACGGGCCGCGTCGTGCACGGTGGGAACCGACGCACTCGGTGGCCCGGAGGCGTCACCGTACCGTCCCCCCGGACGGACCGCGCCATGTCCTGCGGACGGGTTCCCCCGATCCGGCACCCGCCAGCGGTCGGCGGCCCGATGGGCGGCACGCGGTGTGCCGATCGGCGGGGTGGCCACCTCGTCGGGGGCCGATCCGTACCCACTGACGGGGGGAATCGGCGACCCCACCGGCGGGCTCTGCGGCGGCGGACCCACGGACGGGTGGACCGGCGGGTACGCGGACCCCGGGTACGGCGGGTAGGTGGGCGGCGTCGTGGGATACGCCCCGGTCCCCGGGTCGGCGACGGGCCGACCGGGGTGGACGGGACGGGGCCGCGCGGTCAGGAGACCAGGCCCCGTCGGAAGCCGTGCGCCACGGCCTGCGCACGATCACGGACGCCGAGCTTGCGGAAGAGCCGGCGCGCGTGGGTCTTCACCGTGTCCTCGGACAGGTAGAGCTCCCGCCCGATCTGGCCGTTGCTCTTGCCCTGCGCCATCCCGCGCAGCACCTGCAGCTCGCGCTCGGTGAGCTGGACGCCGGTGTCCGACGGCGTGCGCGGGGCCGGCACCGAGGTGCTGGCGAGGGTGTGGGCGAGCGCGGCGACCAGCTCGGGACGGGAGGCGTCCCACCGCAGGTAGCCGCGGGCCCCGCCCGCGATGGCGGCGGCGATGCTGCCGGAGTCGTCCGGGGCACCGAAGACGATGACGTTCGCCTGCGGGTGCGCGGCGACGAGCCGACGGGTGGCCTCCACCCCGGTCGGCACGGCGCGCTGGGTCCCCACGAGGACGACGTCCACGCTCTGCCGGGAGAAGCGGGTGAGCAGCTCGTCGCCGTGGGCGACGCAGTCGATGCGGTGGACGCCCGGCACGGCCGACATGACGCGGGTCAGGCCCTCACGCACGCTGCGGCGGTCGTCGCAGATCAGGACCGTCGTCACGGAAGTTCCTCCCTGCAGCGTTCCTGCAGTCGCTTGGCGGGCACTACCGGTCATCGGCGCGCCGCCGCCCCGGCTTGAGTCGGATCCGCGGTTTTCCCGCGCCGGATCGACGACCGGTGCCATGCCTGCTCCTCATCCGGTGATCCTGCGGCGACCGGACGGCGTACCGCGCCGTACGACGTGGTTGCCACCGGACCCCTCTCCCCTGTCAACGGCGCCGAGGGCGACCGGTCACGGCCGACCCTCCCGCTCCCCCGTCGTATCCGCCACCCACACGGAGCACCGAACACGGTGTGCTCAGGGAATGATCACGGATGGTGGTCGTATGGGCAAGTCTTGTCACGCACCGGATTCGTCGACCGGTGCGATCGGCGCGGTGTGTCGCGCATCCGGACGACCGGCGGTCGATTGCGAAGGGGGGGACGGCTCACAACCGGATGTCTTGTCCGCCGTGGTCCGGCGGTCATAGGGTCGGACCACGGTCGCCCTGCGCGCGACCACCGGCACGGACGGTGACGCACCGGCCGGGCCCACCACTTCGTGGTGCCGACGACGTCGGGTCTGGACACCTCGGGCCCGGGGCCGCCGCCCACCCGCGTCAGGACGAGGAGGTGGTCGAGATGGCCGACGTCCGTCGACTCCCCGGCCCCAACGCCGATCTCTGGGACTGGCAGCTGCACGCCGCGTGCCGCGGCATGGACAGCGCGTTCTTCTTCCACCCCGACGGCGAGCGCGGGCCCGCCCGCGCGAGCCGGGAGCGCCGCGCCAAGGCGGTGTGCGAGGGCTGTCCCGTGATGGAGCCCTGCCGTCGGCACGCGCTCGCCGCGGGCGAGCCCTACGGCATCTGGGGCGGACTCTCGGAGTCCGAGCGCACCGGGTCCCGCTCGCGCGGCCGGGTGCAGGACATCGTCATCCGCTGAGACCGGCACGGACCCACGGACGGCCCGCCGGTCACCGTCGACGGTGACCGACGGGTCGTTCGTGCATCCGGGCCGGACACGACGAGAACGGGCCCGCACGCCGGTGGCGTGCGGGCCCGTCGTCGTACCGGTGACCTACCGGGACTCAGTGCCCGTGCCCGTGGCCGTGCCCGTGGCCGTGGCCACCGGCGGCGGCGGGCGCCTCCTCCTCGGGCTTGTCGACGACCGCGGACTCGGTCGTCAGCACCATGCGCGCGATCGAGACCGCGTTCTCCAGGGCGGAGCGCGTGACCTTGACCGGGTCGATGATGCCCGCGGCCATCAGGTCGCCGTAGGTCTCGCTCGCGGCGTCGTAGCCGGTCTCCCAGCCGCCGTCGGCGACCTTGGCGGCCACCACGGCACCCTCGAGGCCCGCGTTGGCCGCGATGGCCTTGAGGGGCGCCGAGAGCGCCCGACGGACCAGCGCCACCCCGGTGGCCTCGTCGCCGGTGCGCCCGAGGCCGCCCTCGAGCTCGGCCGACGCGTGCAGCAGGGCCGCACCGCCGCCGGGCACGATGCCCTCCTCGACCGCGGCCCGGGTCGCCGCCACCGCGTCCTCGATGCGGTGCTTGCGCTCCTTGAGCTCGGTCTCGGTGGCCGCGCCGACCTTGATCACCGCGACGCCGCCGGCGAGCTTCGCCAGCCGCTCCTGCAGCTTCTCGCGGTCCCAGTCGGAGTCGGTCTCGTCGATCTCGCGACGGATCGCCGCCACCCGGCCCTCGACGGCGGCCTTGTCGCCGCCGCCCTCGACCAGCGTGGTGGCGTCCTTGGTGACCACCGCGCGCCGGACGGAGCCCAGCGCGTCGAGCCCGGCCTCGGAGAGCTTGAGCCCGATCTCGGGGTTGATCACCGTGGCGCCGGTGGCGGCCGCGAGGTCGTCGAGGAACGCCTTGCGGCGGTCCCCGAAGAACGGCGCCTTGACCGCGCAGATGCGCAGCGTCTTGCGGATGGCGTTGACGACGATGGTCGACAGCGCCTCGCCCTCGAGGTCCTCGGCCACGACGAGCAGCGGCTTGCCGGACTCGACGACCTTCTCCAGCAGCGGGAGGAGCTCCTGGATGGAGGAGATCTTCTCGCGGTGCAGCAGGACGTGGGCGTCCTCGAGCACCGCCTCCATGGACTCGCCGTCGGTGACGAAGTAGGGCGAGAGGTAGCCCTTGTCGAACTGCAGCCCCTCGGTGACCTCGAGCTCGGTCGCCAGCGTCGAGGATTCCTCGATGGTGATGACGCCGTCCTCGCCGACGCGCTCCATCGCCTCGCCGATGAGGTCGCCGATCTCCTGGTCGCGCGAGGCGACCGCGCCGACGGCGGCGATGCCACGCTTGCCGTCGACCGGGGTGGCCTTCGCCCGCAGGACCTCGGTGACCTTCTCCGCGGCCGCCGCCATGCCGGCGCCGATTCCGGTGGGGCTCGCCCCGGCCGCCAGGTTGCGCAGGCCCTCGGCGACGAGCGCCTGGGCCAGCACCGTGGCCGTCGTCGTGCCGTCACCGGCGACGTCGTTGGTCTTGGTGGCCGCCGTCTTCGCCAGCTGCACGCCGAGGTTCTCGAACGGGTCGGAGAGCTCGATCTCGCGGGCGATGGTGACACCGTCGTTGGTGATGGTCGGTCCACCGAACTTCTTGTCCAGCACGACGTGGCGCCCCCGCGGTCCGAGGGTCACCTTCACCGCCGCCGCCAGCTGGTCGACGCCGCGCTCGAGGGCGCGACGGGCGGTCTCGTCGAACGTGATCTGCTTGGGCACTATCCGTCCTTTCGTACACCGGACACACCACCGCCCCGGGACCCCGGAGCTTCGGGATCACCGGGGCGGTGGCGCTGCCTACGGTGCTTAGTTGACGACCGCCAGGACGTCGCGCGACGACAGGATCAGGTAGTCCTCGCCGTTGTACTTGACCTCGGTGCCGCCGTACTTCGAGAAGATGACGACGTCGCCGACCGCGACGTCGAGCGGGATGCGGTTGCCGTTGTCGTCGACCCGCCCCGGGCCCACCGCGAGGACCTTGCCCTCCTGCGGCTTCTCCTTGGCGGTGTCAGGGATGACGATGCCGGACGCGGTCGTGGTCTCGGCCTCGGAAGCCTGCACCACGAGCTTGTCCTCGAGCGGCTTGATGTTCACGCTCGCCACGGGATGACCTCCACGATCTGGGGTCCAGCTGTTCTGGATGGGTGGGTGACGGCGCCCGGGAGGCCGACCCGTCGTCGCGGGTGCCGAGCCGGCTCCGGTGCCGTTCGTTTTGGCACTCTACCGCCGCGAGTGCCAATCCATCAACGAGGGTCGTGCGGGCGTGTGGCGGCGGTCGGGACGGCCGGTCGACGCATGGTGTGCGCGTCCGCCCCGCTCGCGTAGTAGCGCCGTCGGGTGCCCACCACCTCGAAGCCCTCGGAGCGGTAGAGCGCCAGCGCGGGCACGTTGTCGGTGCGCACCTCGAGGAAGGTGACCGCCTCGATCGCGTCGGCGCGGTCGAGCAGCGCGCGGAGCAACCGGCGGCCCACTCCGTGCCCCTGCACCATCGGGTCCACCCCGATCGTGTGCACCTCGGCCTCCGCCGGGTCCCGTCCGAAGGCGGGGGCGGGCAGCAGCGCGATCCCGGCGTAGCCCACCAGCCGGCCACCCGCCCGGGCGGCCACGTACGGGTGGCCCGCGTGCAGCTCCGAGCGGAACGCGTCGGCGCTCCACGGGTCGTCGCCGGGGAAGAGCAGCGCCTCCAGCCGGGCGCACTCCGCGGCGTCCGCCGGGGTCAGCGGCCCGAGGACGACGGGCACCTCCGGCGCCCCTCCCCGTGGCGGCGGAGCGTCGTCGCCGTCGCGGCGGGAGGCGGCGTCCCCCGGTCCGGTCACGCCCGTCGTCGGGGTCGGCGCAGCCGCGACCGGCGGGACGACGATCCGGCCTCCTGCGGCCGGAGGCGGCGGAGCACCTGGCTGCGGTGGGTGCAGCGGCGCAGCAGTTCGAGCAGGGCCGCGTCGAACTCCCCGGGCTGCTCGAGCATCGCCATGTGGCCCGCGCCCTCGAGCGGGAGCAGCTCGGCCCGCGGCAGCTCGGCGGCGATCACCTCGGAGTGCGAGTACGGGATCATGACGTCGCGGGTGCCGCCGGCGACGAGCACCTCGCACTGCGAGAGGCCCCGCAGCGCCGCCTTGCGGTCGTGGGTGGAGAGCGTGTTCGCGAACGAGGTGAGGACGTCGAGGGCGGTCGAGGCGATCGTCGAGTCGACGAGGTCGATCAGCGCCGGGTCGACGTCCTGGTCCCCGAACGAGAAGCGCGCGACCGCGGCCCACATCGCGTTGCCACCGAGTCGGCGGATCCGGTCGACGGTGGCCGGGCGCCAGTGGGCGAGCCGGCCGAGGACGTTGACGGTCGGGTTGCGGTGCGAGAGCACCGCGCGCTGCAGGCCGACGGTGCCGACGTCGCCCGCCGAGGTCGACACGAGCGCGACGCCGAGCACGCGGTCGCGGAAGAGCGCGGGGTGCCGCTCGGCCAGCGCCATGATCGTCATGCCGCCCATGGAGTGGCCGACCAGCACGAGGTCGCCCTCCGGGGCCACGGTGCGGATCACGGCGTCGAGGTCCGCGCCGAGCTGGGCGATGGTGCAGGCCCGTGCCGAGCACTGTCCGGATCGGCCGTGCCGGCGCTGGTCGTAGAGGACGACGCGGACGGCGGGGTCGGTGAGGCCCGCGAGCATCCGACGCTGGAAGTGCCAGCAGCGCCGGTCCAGCGCGAACCCGTGGACGAGGACGACCGTCAGTTCGGGCTTCGCCCCCGGCGTGACCGGGTCGACCTCCTCGACGGCGAGCCGGACCCCGTCGTCGGCGGCGACCGAGGACTCCCGCCCGCGGGGCAGCAGGCCGAGCTGGGAGGGGTGGGCGGACTCGTGCTCCTCGAGCTCGGCGCGGGCCTTCACCACCCGGGAGCGGGCACGACCCGCGCCGACGGCGCCGACCGCGGCCGCGCCACCCAGCACCGTGCCCGCGATCGCCCCGATGATCCCGCCGGTGTGCCGCCGGTCGTCGCTCATCGGTCGTCGCCCGCGGACCGCGCCGCCGCCGCCGTCGTCATGACTGGCCTTCTACCACGTCCGCACCCGAATAACCCGTGAAGTCGGTCAGCCCACCACGGTCCGGACCGGCCGGGGCCGGCTCCCGACCCCGGTGACGATCTCGTAGTGGATGGTGCCGAGCAGCTCCGCCCACTCGGCCGCGCTCGGCCCGCCGTCGTCCCCCGCGCCGAAGAGCAGCACCTCGTCACCCTCGGCGACGCCGTGGTCGGTCCCGCTCGGGCCGAGGTCGACCATCACCTGGTCCATGCACACCCGTCCGACGACGGGGCGGCGGACCCCGCCGATCCCGACCGTCAGCCTCCCCGTGGACCCGAGCAGCCGGGGCACGCCGTCGGCGTACCCGACCGGCACGAGGGCGAGGACCCGGTCGGTGGGCGTGGTCCAGATGTGGCCGTAGGAGACGCCCTCGCCGGCGGCGACGGTCTTGAGCAGCGCGACCCGGCTGCGCAGCGACATGGCCGGGCGCAGGGCGGTCGGCTCCCCCGCCCCGGCGATCGGGTCGAGCCCGTAGACCGCGATCCCGGGCCGGACGAGGTCGCGGTGCAGGTCGGGCCGGGTGAGCGTGGCGGCGGAGTTCGCGACGTGCGCGAGCAGCGTCCGCCCGAGCCGGGTCCGCGCGGCGGCGTGGGCGTCGTCGAACCGGCCGGCCTGGACTTCGATGGTCGGGTGGGCCGGGGCGTCGGCGTGCGCGAGGTGGGTCCACACCGCGACCGGTTCGACCTCGCCCGCGGCCGTGTGATCGGCGACGGCCTCGAGGAGATCGCCCCACCCGTGCGGCGGGCAGCCGTTGCGCGAGAGCCCCGTGTCGATCTTGAGGTGGATGCGGGCGGGCCGTCCCGCGGCCCGGGCGCCCGCCGCGACGGCGGCGAGGTCGCGGCGGGAGGCGACACCGAGGTCGACGTCGGTCGCGACGGCGGGGGCGAAGTCCTCGTCGGGCACGTGCAGCCATGACAGGACCGGGGCGGTGATCCCCGCCGCGCGCAGCTGCGCGGCCTCCTCGAGGGTGCACACCCCGAGCCAGCGGGCGCCGGCGTCGAGCGCGGTGCGTGCCACGTCGACGGCCCCGTGGCCGTACCCGTCGGCCTTGACCACCGCCATCGTCCCGGCGCCGGCGGCGAGCCCGACCAGGTGGCGGACGTTGTGGCGGACGGCGTCCAGGTCGATCCGGACCTCCGCGCGGGGGCTCACACCGCCTCCCGGACCGAGCGGATGGCCTCGGGCAGCGCGGCCTGGACGTGGGAGGCGGGGACGGGGGCTCCCCGCGAGCCCAGCTCCGCGGCGCGGGCGTGGACGAACGCGGCGCAGCCGCCGGCGTCCAGGGGGTCGAGGCCTGCGGCCAGCAGCGCCCCCGCGACGCCCGAGAGGACGTCGCCCGAGCCCGCCGTCGCGAGCCAGGAGGAGCCCGCCGGGTGCACCAGCACCCGGCCGTCCGGCGCCGCGACGACCGTGGCGTTGCCCTTGAGCAGGACCGTCACGCCGAGTTCGGCCGCGGCCCGGCGGGCGGCGCCGATCCGGTCGACGGCGGGGTCGGGCGGGTCGTCGAACGAGGCGACGAGGCGGGCGAACTCCCCGGCGTGCGGCGTCACCAGCGTCGTCGTCGCGGCGGCACGGGCCCGCAGGTCGGCGTCGGCGCCGAGCAGGGTGATCGCATCGGCATCGGCGAGCACCGGGAGGCCGGCGTCGAGCACGTGGCGCAACGTCGCGGCGCCGGCGTCGTCGGTGCCCAGCCCCGGCCCGACGGCCCAGGCCTGGACGCGCCCGGCGTCCTCGACGTGGTCGGTGGCGACGACCTCGGGCCAGGCGGCCCGGACCTCGTCGGCGGCGGACCCGGCGTAGCGGACCATCCCGCTGGTGGCCAGGGCGGCGGCGCCGCTCGCGAGCACGGCCGCGCCCGGGTAGGTGGCGCTGCCGGCGGCGATCCCGACGACGCCCTGGGTGTACTTGTCGTCGGTCGGACCGGGCACGGGCCAGCGCGCCCCGACGTCGGCGGCCTCCAGCACCCGGGCGTGCGGCTCCCCGAGCTCCGGTCCCAGCCCGACGTCGATGAGCGTCACCGGGCCGCACCGGTCCCGGTTCAGCACGTGCACCGGCTTGCGGGCCCCGAAGGTGACCGTCGCCGTGGCGCCGACCGCCCGATCGGGCACGACCCCGGTCCGCGGGTCGACGCCGGACGGGGTGTCGATCGCGAGGACCGGGACCCCCGCGGTGTCGGCCGCGTCGACGAGGACGGGCGCGGGGTCGCGCAGCCCGCCCCGGGCCGAGATGCCGACGATCGCGTCGAGGACCAGGTCGGCCCGGCCGATCGCGACGACGGCGGGCTCGACCTCGGTCAGCACCCGCGCGCGGAACGAGCGCAGGGCCTCGAGGCCGGCCGGGTGGGCCCGGTCGGGGGCCAGCAGCACCGCGGTGACGGCGACGCCCCGGCGGCAGAGGTCGGCCCCGGCCCAGAGCCCGTCGCCCCCGTTGTTGCCCGCGCCGACGAGGACGACGACCCGGCGTCCGACGACCCCGCCCGTCCGCTCGCTCAGCAGGCGCAGCGCGACCTGGGCCGCGCCGTGGGCCGCGCGGCGCATGAGCGCCCCCTCGGCCGTACGCGCCAGGACGGGTTCCTCCGCGGCCTGCACCTGCTCGGGCGTCCAGACGCCGTACACGATGTGCCTCCTTCGTCGGCAGGTGAGCACTGAGGGGGCTGTAGCCCCACTTTCTGCTCACCTGCGCGCAGCGCACCTATTCGACGGTCACGGACTTCGCGAGATTGCGCGGTTTGTCGACGTCGTACCCGCGGGCGCGGGCGACCTCGGCGGAGAACACCTGCAGCGGCACGGTGGCGACGAGCGGCTGGATCAGGGTCGGCACCACCGGCACCTCGATCAGCGTGCTCGCGAACGGCCGCACCGTCTCGTCGCCGCGCTCGGCGATGACGATCGTGCGCGCCCCGCGGGCCTGGATCTCCCGGATGTTCGACAGCAGCTTCGCGTGCAGCGTCGCCCGCCCCCGCGGCGAGGGCATCACCACGACGACGGGGAGGTCCTGCTCGATCAGCGCGATCGGCCCGTGCTTGAGCTCGCCCGCCGCGAAGCCCTCGGCGTGCATGTAGGCGAGTTCCTTGAGCTTCAGCGCCCCTTCGAGGGCCACCGGGTAGCCGACGTGGCGACCGAGGAAGAGGACCGCCTTCGAGTCGGCGAGCTCGCGGGCCAGCGCCCGGGTCGGCTCGACCGCGGAGGCCAGCACCTTCTTCACCGCGTCCGCCGAGGCGACGAGCTGGTGGTACTCGCGCTCCACCTCGTCGGCGTACTTCGTGCCACGGTTCTGCGCGAGCGCGAGACCCACGAGGTAGCAGGCGACGACCTGCGACGTGAAGGTCTTCGTGGCCGCGACCCCGACCTCCGGCCCGGCGTGCGTGTAGAGCACGGCATCGGATTCGCGCGGGATCTGCGCGCCGTTGGTGTTGCAGATGGCCAGCACGCGGGCCTTCTGCTCGCGGGCGTGCCGGACGGCCTCGAGGGTGTCGGCGGTCTCGCCGGACTGCGAGATCGCGACGACGAGCGTGGACCGGTCGAGCACCGGGTCGCGGTAGCGGAACTCGCTCGCGACCTCGACCTCCACCGGGATGCGGCACCAGTGCTCGATCGCGTACTTCGCCAGCAGGCCGGCGTGGTAGGCGGTGCCGCAGGCGACGACGAACACCTTGTCGATGTCGCGCAGCTCCTGGTCGGAGAGGCGCTGCTCGTCGAGCACGATCCGGCCGTCGACGAGGTGGCCGCGCAGCGTGTCCGCGAGGGCCGCCGGCTGCTCCTCGATCTCCTTCGACATGAAGAAGTCGTGGCCGCCCTTCTCGGCGGCCGCGATGTCCCAGTCCACGTGGAACGGGCGGGTCGCGGCGAGGTCGCCGTGGAAGTCGGTGACGACCGCGCCCTCGCGCGTCAGCGTGACGATCTGGTCCTGGCCCAGCTCGACGGCGTCGCGGGTGTGGTCGATGAACGCCGAGACGTCGGAGGCCACGAACGTCTCGCCGTCCCCGATGCCGACCACCAGCGGCGACGACCGGCGGGCCGCCACGATCTCGTCGGGCCGCCCGGCGTGGGTGAGCACGAGGGTGAACGCACCCTCGAGCCGGTTGACCACGCGCCGGACGGCGGCGGTGAGCCCGGCGTCGGGCTCCTCGTCGAAGGCCCGGGCGACGAGGTGCGCCGCGACCTCGGAGTCGGTGTCGCTGGCGAGTTCCACCCCGGCGTCCTCGAGCTCGGCGCGCAGCGCGACGAAGTTCTCGATGATGCCGTTGTGGACGACGGCCACCCGGCCGGTCGCGTCCCGGTGCGGGTGGGCGTTCCGGTCGGTCGGCGCGCCGTGCGTGGCCCAACGGGTGTGGCCCATGCCGGTCCGCGCCGGGTGCTCCGCGTCCTCGGGGTGGGCGTCGGTGACCCGCACCAGGTTGTCCAGCGCGCCCGCCGCGCGGTGGACCTCCACCGTCGTCGAGTCGGGCGTCACCGTCGCGACGCCCGCCGAGTCGTACCCCCGGTACTCCAGCCGCCGCAGTCCGCCCAGCAGGACGTCGCGTGCCGGGCGCCAGCCCACGTACCCCACGATGCCGCACACGGGCTCCGAGCGTAGGTGGACGGAAGTGGACCTTGACCGGCGGCCGGGGTGACGCAGCCGTCACGGCCGTGTTCCAGCAGGCCAGTGCGGGTGGGGATGCACTACCGTGCCGCGCCATGGCCAGTGCGAAGCAGATCGTCGCCGAGCTCGGGCGCCCGGGCCCGCACCAGGTGCTGCGCGGGGACCTCGCGCTGGTGGGCCTGCCCGGGGTGCTCTTCACCCCCGCGTCGGGTGAGCTGCTCCCCGCCGTCGCCTTCGGGCACGACTGGCTGAACCCGGCCCCGCGCTACCTCGGGCTCCTGCGTCACCTGGCGTCGTGGGGGATCGTCGTGGCCGCGCCGGACACCGAGCGCAGCCCGTTCGCCTCGCACCGCAAGCTCGCCGGGGACCTGCGCACCGCGCTCGACGTCGTGTCCACCGTGCGCCTCGGCGGCACCGCCCGCGGTGCGGCGGTGAGCGTCGACCCCCGCAAGCTCGGTCTCGCCGGCCACGGCATGGGGGCGGCCGCCGCCGTCCTGGCCGCCGCGACGCCGCCGCCCGCGACGCGGGTCCAGGCCGTGGGCGAGCCGTACTGGGAGAGCGGCTCGGAGATCGCCGAGGCGCGGGGGCAGGTCGAGGCCGTCGCCACGATCGCCCTGTCGGAGTCCCGCCCGCCCGCGCAGGACGCCGCGCGCGCGGTGCACCGCCCCGGCCTGCACATCGCGTTCGGCAAGGACCTGGTGTCCCCGCCGTCAGCCGGCGCGGAACCGGTCGCCGCGGCCTGGGCCGGCCCGTCGGTGCTGCGCACCGTGAAGAAGGCCAGCCACATGGCGATCGTCGAGGGCAGGCACTGGAGCGACCTGGTGCTCGACGGCAAGGCCGACCTGGGCGTCGGCACGACGGTCAAGGCCCTGCTCACCGGGTTCCTGCTGCACCACCTGAACGGCGAGAAGGCGTACGCCGACCTCGTCGACGGCGCGGTCAAGGGCACCGAGGTGCGGGTCTACCGGGAGTCGTCGACCGTCTGAGCCCCGTCGTCCGGCTCCTCGCCCATCCCGAGCCCGCCCAGCGCGGCGAG contains:
- a CDS encoding sigma-70 family RNA polymerase sigma factor, whose protein sequence is MTESGNDLERLVAAANDGDRSALNRVLAIIRPLVVRYCRARIGRQERSSVSADDVAQEVCLAVLTALPGYRDQGRPFLAFVYGIAAHKVVDAHRSVARNKSEPVSELPEELDPYDGPEQRAMNGALSVQMGQLLDTLPPKQREILVLRVVVGLSAEETAEAVESTPGAVRVAQHRALSKLRTAVSAISEEVS
- a CDS encoding response regulator transcription factor, whose translation is MTTVLICDDRRSVREGLTRVMSAVPGVHRIDCVAHGDELLTRFSRQSVDVVLVGTQRAVPTGVEATRRLVAAHPQANVIVFGAPDDSGSIAAAIAGGARGYLRWDASRPELVAALAHTLASTSVPAPRTPSDTGVQLTERELQVLRGMAQGKSNGQIGRELYLSEDTVKTHARRLFRKLGVRDRAQAVAHGFRRGLVS
- a CDS encoding WhiB family transcriptional regulator, with translation MADVRRLPGPNADLWDWQLHAACRGMDSAFFFHPDGERGPARASRERRAKAVCEGCPVMEPCRRHALAAGEPYGIWGGLSESERTGSRSRGRVQDIVIR
- the groL gene encoding chaperonin GroEL (60 kDa chaperone family; promotes refolding of misfolded polypeptides especially under stressful conditions; forms two stacked rings of heptamers to form a barrel-shaped 14mer; ends can be capped by GroES; misfolded proteins enter the barrel where they are refolded when GroES binds), whose amino-acid sequence is MPKQITFDETARRALERGVDQLAAAVKVTLGPRGRHVVLDKKFGGPTITNDGVTIAREIELSDPFENLGVQLAKTAATKTNDVAGDGTTTATVLAQALVAEGLRNLAAGASPTGIGAGMAAAAEKVTEVLRAKATPVDGKRGIAAVGAVASRDQEIGDLIGEAMERVGEDGVITIEESSTLATELEVTEGLQFDKGYLSPYFVTDGESMEAVLEDAHVLLHREKISSIQELLPLLEKVVESGKPLLVVAEDLEGEALSTIVVNAIRKTLRICAVKAPFFGDRRKAFLDDLAAATGATVINPEIGLKLSEAGLDALGSVRRAVVTKDATTLVEGGGDKAAVEGRVAAIRREIDETDSDWDREKLQERLAKLAGGVAVIKVGAATETELKERKHRIEDAVAATRAAVEEGIVPGGGAALLHASAELEGGLGRTGDEATGVALVRRALSAPLKAIAANAGLEGAVVAAKVADGGWETGYDAASETYGDLMAAGIIDPVKVTRSALENAVSIARMVLTTESAVVDKPEEEAPAAAGGHGHGHGHGHGH
- the groES gene encoding co-chaperone GroES, with translation MASVNIKPLEDKLVVQASEAETTTASGIVIPDTAKEKPQEGKVLAVGPGRVDDNGNRIPLDVAVGDVVIFSKYGGTEVKYNGEDYLILSSRDVLAVVN
- the rimI gene encoding ribosomal protein S18-alanine N-acetyltransferase — protein: MPVVLGPLTPADAAECARLEALLFPGDDPWSADAFRSELHAGHPYVAARAGGRLVGYAGIALLPAPAFGRDPAEAEVHTIGVDPMVQGHGVGRRLLRALLDRADAIEAVTFLEVRTDNVPALALYRSEGFEVVGTRRRYYASGADAHTMRRPAVPTAATRPHDPR
- a CDS encoding alpha/beta fold hydrolase, with translation MSDDRRHTGGIIGAIAGTVLGGAAAVGAVGAGRARSRVVKARAELEEHESAHPSQLGLLPRGRESSVAADDGVRLAVEEVDPVTPGAKPELTVVLVHGFALDRRCWHFQRRMLAGLTDPAVRVVLYDQRRHGRSGQCSARACTIAQLGADLDAVIRTVAPEGDLVLVGHSMGGMTIMALAERHPALFRDRVLGVALVSTSAGDVGTVGLQRAVLSHRNPTVNVLGRLAHWRPATVDRIRRLGGNAMWAAVARFSFGDQDVDPALIDLVDSTIASTALDVLTSFANTLSTHDRKAALRGLSQCEVLVAGGTRDVMIPYSHSEVIAAELPRAELLPLEGAGHMAMLEQPGEFDAALLELLRRCTHRSQVLRRLRPQEAGSSSRRSRLRRPRRRA
- the alr gene encoding alanine racemase produces the protein MSPRAEVRIDLDAVRHNVRHLVGLAAGAGTMAVVKADGYGHGAVDVARTALDAGARWLGVCTLEEAAQLRAAGITAPVLSWLHVPDEDFAPAVATDVDLGVASRRDLAAVAAGARAAGRPARIHLKIDTGLSRNGCPPHGWGDLLEAVADHTAAGEVEPVAVWTHLAHADAPAHPTIEVQAGRFDDAHAAARTRLGRTLLAHVANSAATLTRPDLHRDLVRPGIAVYGLDPIAGAGEPTALRPAMSLRSRVALLKTVAAGEGVSYGHIWTTPTDRVLALVPVGYADGVPRLLGSTGRLTVGIGGVRRPVVGRVCMDQVMVDLGPSGTDHGVAEGDEVLLFGAGDDGGPSAAEWAELLGTIHYEIVTGVGSRPRPVRTVVG
- a CDS encoding NAD(P)H-hydrate dehydratase produces the protein MYGVWTPEQVQAAEEPVLARTAEGALMRRAAHGAAQVALRLLSERTGGVVGRRVVVLVGAGNNGGDGLWAGADLCRRGVAVTAVLLAPDRAHPAGLEALRSFRARVLTEVEPAVVAIGRADLVLDAIVGISARGGLRDPAPVLVDAADTAGVPVLAIDTPSGVDPRTGVVPDRAVGATATVTFGARKPVHVLNRDRCGPVTLIDVGLGPELGEPHARVLEAADVGARWPVPGPTDDKYTQGVVGIAAGSATYPGAAVLASGAAALATSGMVRYAGSAADEVRAAWPEVVATDHVEDAGRVQAWAVGPGLGTDDAGAATLRHVLDAGLPVLADADAITLLGADADLRARAAATTTLVTPHAGEFARLVASFDDPPDPAVDRIGAARRAAAELGVTVLLKGNATVVAAPDGRVLVHPAGSSWLATAGSGDVLSGVAGALLAAGLDPLDAGGCAAFVHARAAELGSRGAPVPASHVQAALPEAIRSVREAV